Proteins from one Streptomyces genisteinicus genomic window:
- a CDS encoding maltokinase N-terminal cap-like domain-containing protein, whose protein sequence is MSEAASTRTSPALLASLAPLLTTWLPAQRWFAGKGSPVTGFTLDLATELLPVRGSGGPGLLHLLLRVHQPERPPGGEGDCYQLLIGARPTLPPSLAPALIGHVAEGPLAGLTLYEGTHDPRLAALLLERLRTPGTLGPLRFERFDGAAPAPRDLPARPLGAEQSNSSLVYGDTFILKIFRRLHPGYNPDLELPLALARGGCTRVPAPVAWYRSSAPEPFTLGVLQPFLRGSRDGWVLALESLAAGRPFRAEARELGRVTAEVHTALADALPVVKLSGGQAERLAAQMTGRLEAAARAVPALGPYAPRLRTAFEAVGALGGRGRIWAAQRVHGDLHLGQILRGPVDTPWSVIDFEGEPASPLTERCRPQPAVRDVAGMLRSFDYAARTHRPWNPAWAEACRDAYCAGYAEAAGSDPREEPELLRAYETDKAVYEAVYEARHRPDWLPVPMAAIERLASAD, encoded by the coding sequence ATGTCGGAGGCTGCTTCCACCCGGACCTCGCCCGCACTACTTGCGTCGCTCGCACCACTGCTGACCACCTGGCTGCCGGCACAGCGCTGGTTCGCCGGCAAAGGCTCACCCGTCACCGGTTTCACCCTCGACCTCGCCACCGAACTGCTGCCGGTACGCGGTTCCGGCGGCCCGGGCCTGCTCCATCTCCTGCTGCGGGTCCACCAGCCCGAACGGCCGCCGGGCGGCGAAGGCGACTGCTACCAGCTGCTGATCGGGGCCCGGCCCACCCTGCCGCCCTCGCTCGCCCCCGCCCTCATCGGCCACGTCGCCGAGGGCCCGCTGGCCGGACTGACCCTGTACGAGGGCACCCACGACCCCCGGCTCGCGGCACTGCTGCTGGAACGCCTGCGCACACCGGGCACGTTGGGGCCCCTGCGCTTCGAGCGCTTCGACGGCGCCGCCCCCGCGCCCCGCGACCTGCCGGCCCGCCCGCTGGGAGCGGAGCAGTCCAACTCCTCGCTGGTCTACGGCGATACGTTCATCCTGAAGATCTTCCGCAGACTCCACCCCGGCTACAACCCGGATCTGGAGCTGCCGCTCGCCCTCGCCCGGGGCGGCTGCACCCGGGTCCCCGCACCCGTCGCCTGGTACCGGTCGTCCGCGCCGGAACCTTTCACCCTGGGCGTTCTCCAGCCCTTCCTGCGCGGCTCGCGCGACGGCTGGGTGCTCGCCCTCGAATCCCTGGCCGCCGGACGCCCGTTCCGCGCCGAGGCGCGGGAACTGGGGCGGGTGACGGCCGAGGTGCACACGGCGCTCGCCGACGCCCTCCCGGTGGTCAAGCTGAGCGGCGGGCAGGCCGAACGGCTCGCCGCCCAGATGACCGGACGGCTGGAGGCCGCCGCCCGCGCGGTGCCCGCGCTCGGCCCGTACGCGCCCCGGCTGCGCACCGCCTTCGAGGCGGTCGGCGCCCTCGGCGGACGCGGCCGCATCTGGGCCGCCCAGCGCGTCCACGGCGACCTGCACCTCGGGCAGATACTGCGCGGCCCCGTGGACACGCCCTGGTCCGTGATCGATTTCGAGGGCGAGCCGGCCAGCCCGCTCACGGAACGCTGCCGTCCGCAGCCCGCCGTCCGCGACGTCGCCGGCATGCTCCGGTCCTTCGACTACGCGGCCCGGACCCACCGTCCGTGGAACCCGGCCTGGGCCGAGGCCTGCCGCGACGCCTACTGCGCGGGCTACGCGGAGGCCGCCGGCTCCGACCCGCGCGAGGAGCCCGAGCTGCTGCGCGCGTACGAGACCGACAAGGCCGTGTACGAGGCCGTCTACGAGGCACGCCACCGGCCGGACTGGCTGCCGGTCCCGATGGCCGCGATCGAACGCCTCGCGTCCGCCGACTGA
- the treS gene encoding maltose alpha-D-glucosyltransferase — MIVNEPVPDTFEDTPARDRDPDWFKRAVFYEVLVRSFQDSNGDGVGDLKGITAKLDYLQWLGVDCLWLPPFFKSPLRDGGYDVADYTSVLPEFGDLADFVEFVDAAHQRGMRVIIDFVMNHTSDQHEWFQQSRSDPDGPYGDYYVWADDDKQYQDARIIFVDTESSNWTFDPVRKQYYWHRFFSHQPDLNYENPAVQEEIISALRFWLDLGIDGFRLDAVPYLYQEEGTNCENLPRTHSFLKRVRKEIDAHYPDTVLLAEANQWPEDVVDYFGDYPAGGDECHMAFHFPVMPRIFMAVRRESRYPVSEILAKTPSIPKNCQWGIFLRNHDELTLEMVTDEERDYMYAEYAKDPRMRANIGIRRRLAPLLDNDRNQIELFTALLLSLPGSPILYYGDEIGMGDNIWLGDRDAVRTPMQWTPDRNAGFSSSDPGRLYLPTIMDPVYGYQVTNVEASMSSPSSLLHWTRRMIEIRKQNPAFGLGSYEELPSSNPAVLAFLREYEDDVVLCVHNFSRFAQPTELDLRAFSGRHPVELIGGVRFPAIGQWPYLLTLAGHGFYWFRLRKDAAPGIAPGTSAGTTTGPAAGAAAGGLTP; from the coding sequence ATGATCGTCAACGAGCCCGTCCCCGACACCTTCGAGGACACCCCCGCCCGCGACCGCGACCCCGACTGGTTCAAGCGCGCCGTCTTCTACGAGGTCCTGGTCCGCTCCTTCCAGGACAGCAACGGCGACGGCGTCGGTGACCTGAAGGGCATCACCGCCAAGCTGGACTATCTGCAGTGGCTGGGCGTGGACTGCCTGTGGCTGCCGCCGTTCTTCAAGTCCCCGCTGCGCGACGGCGGTTACGACGTCGCGGACTACACCTCCGTACTGCCGGAGTTCGGCGACCTGGCCGACTTCGTCGAGTTCGTCGACGCGGCGCACCAGCGCGGCATGCGGGTGATCATCGACTTCGTCATGAACCACACCAGCGACCAGCACGAGTGGTTCCAGCAGTCCCGGTCCGACCCGGACGGCCCCTACGGCGACTACTACGTCTGGGCCGACGACGACAAGCAGTACCAGGACGCCCGCATCATCTTCGTGGACACCGAGTCGTCCAACTGGACGTTCGACCCGGTACGGAAGCAGTACTACTGGCACCGGTTCTTCTCTCATCAGCCGGACCTCAACTACGAGAACCCGGCCGTGCAGGAGGAGATCATCTCCGCCCTGCGGTTCTGGCTCGATCTCGGGATCGACGGCTTCCGGCTCGACGCGGTGCCGTACCTCTACCAGGAGGAGGGCACGAACTGCGAGAACCTGCCGCGCACCCACTCCTTCCTGAAGCGGGTCCGCAAGGAGATCGACGCCCACTACCCGGACACCGTGCTGCTCGCCGAGGCCAACCAGTGGCCCGAGGACGTCGTCGACTACTTCGGCGACTACCCGGCCGGCGGCGACGAGTGCCACATGGCGTTCCACTTCCCCGTGATGCCGCGCATCTTCATGGCCGTGCGGCGCGAGTCCCGCTACCCGGTCTCCGAGATCCTGGCGAAGACCCCGTCCATCCCGAAGAACTGCCAGTGGGGCATCTTCCTGCGCAACCACGACGAGCTGACGCTCGAGATGGTGACGGACGAAGAGCGCGACTACATGTACGCGGAGTACGCCAAGGACCCGCGGATGCGGGCCAACATCGGCATCCGCCGCCGGCTCGCCCCGCTGCTGGACAACGACCGCAACCAGATCGAGCTGTTCACCGCCCTGCTGCTGTCGCTGCCCGGCTCGCCGATCCTCTACTACGGGGACGAGATCGGCATGGGCGACAACATCTGGCTGGGCGACCGCGACGCGGTGCGCACCCCGATGCAGTGGACGCCGGACCGCAACGCGGGCTTCTCCTCCAGCGACCCGGGCCGGCTCTACCTGCCGACCATCATGGACCCGGTCTACGGCTACCAGGTGACCAACGTCGAGGCGTCGATGTCGTCGCCCTCCTCGCTGCTCCACTGGACCCGCCGGATGATCGAGATCCGCAAGCAGAACCCTGCCTTCGGTCTCGGTTCCTACGAGGAACTGCCGTCGTCGAACCCGGCGGTGCTCGCCTTCCTGCGGGAGTACGAGGACGACGTGGTGCTGTGCGTCCACAACTTCTCGCGGTTCGCCCAGCCGACCGAGCTCGACCTGCGCGCCTTCAGCGGACGCCATCCGGTGGAGCTGATCGGCGGCGTGCGGTTCCCCGCGATCGGCCAGTGGCCGTACCTGCTCACCCTCGCCGGCCACGGCTTCTACTGGTTCCGGCTGCGCAAGGACGCCGCGCCCGGCATCGCGCCGGGGACGTCGGCCGGCACCACGACCGGTCCGGCGGCGGGCGCCGCGGCGGGCGGCCTCACCCCCTGA
- a CDS encoding alpha-1,4-glucan--maltose-1-phosphate maltosyltransferase yields MPAPGQSPTEQLQIRHTVRNPPLAARPDLPAQPSGDVVNSLIGRIPVLDVRPLVDCGRQPAKAVAGETFEVTATVFREGHDAVAANVVLRDPKGRPGPFTPMRELAPGTDRWGAFVTPETEGAWTYTVEAWSDPVATWRHHAHIKIPAGIDTELVLAEGAELYERAAAGVPKKDGREGVLAAADALRDTARPAGARLAAALAADATAALDRHPLRELVSACEPLPLKVERRRALYGAWYELFPRSEGAVVEEGAAPVSGTFRTAAERLPAVAAMGFDVVYLPPIHPIGTTHRKGPDNALTAGPHDVGVPWAIGSAEGGHDAVHPDLGTLADFDHFVRAARSLRMEIALDFALQCSPDHPWVKEHPEWFRHRADGSIAYAENPPKKYQDIYPIAFDADMPGLVAETVRVLRFWMDRGVRIFRVDNPHTKPVVFWEKVIGEINGADPDVVFLAEAFTRPAMMHALAAVGFQQSYTYFTWRNTKHELTEYVRELSGEAASYMRPNFFVNTPDILHAYLQEGGRPAFEVRAVLAATLSPSWGVYAGFELCEGTPLHPGSEEYLGSEKYQLRPRDWESAEREGRTITPLITALNRLRRRHSALQQLRDVHFHHTDNDAVIAYSKRSGQDVVLVVANLDPHHTQEATVSLNMLRLGFEEHETVPVRDELTGETYHWGRANYVRLEPGKAPAHVVTLRPSPQTGGSPIS; encoded by the coding sequence ATGCCCGCACCCGGCCAGTCACCGACTGAGCAGTTACAAATTAGACACACAGTGCGCAATCCACCCCTTGCCGCTCGACCCGACCTGCCCGCACAGCCCTCAGGTGATGTCGTGAACTCGCTCATTGGCCGCATTCCCGTCCTGGACGTACGCCCGCTCGTCGACTGCGGAAGACAGCCCGCGAAGGCCGTGGCGGGTGAGACCTTCGAGGTCACCGCCACGGTCTTCCGCGAAGGCCACGACGCGGTCGCCGCCAACGTCGTGCTGCGCGACCCGAAGGGCCGCCCCGGTCCCTTCACCCCGATGCGGGAACTCGCACCGGGCACCGACCGCTGGGGGGCCTTCGTCACCCCGGAGACCGAGGGCGCGTGGACGTACACCGTCGAGGCGTGGAGCGACCCGGTCGCCACCTGGCGCCACCACGCGCACATCAAGATCCCGGCGGGCATCGACACCGAACTGGTCCTGGCGGAGGGCGCCGAGCTGTACGAGCGCGCCGCCGCGGGCGTCCCGAAGAAGGACGGACGCGAGGGGGTGCTGGCAGCCGCGGACGCCCTGCGGGACACCGCACGGCCCGCCGGCGCGCGCCTCGCCGCCGCGCTCGCGGCCGACGCGACCGCCGCGCTGGACCGGCACCCGCTGCGCGAACTGGTCAGCGCCTGTGAACCGCTGCCGCTGAAGGTCGAGCGCCGCCGGGCGCTGTACGGCGCGTGGTACGAGCTGTTCCCGCGCTCGGAGGGCGCGGTCGTCGAGGAGGGCGCGGCGCCGGTGTCCGGCACCTTCCGCACGGCGGCCGAGCGGCTGCCCGCGGTGGCGGCGATGGGCTTCGACGTGGTGTACCTGCCGCCCATCCACCCCATCGGCACCACGCACCGCAAGGGACCGGACAACGCCCTGACGGCCGGCCCCCACGACGTGGGCGTGCCCTGGGCCATCGGCTCCGCCGAGGGGGGCCACGACGCCGTCCACCCCGATCTCGGCACCCTCGCCGACTTCGACCACTTCGTGCGGGCGGCGCGTTCGCTGCGCATGGAGATCGCCCTCGACTTCGCCCTCCAGTGCTCGCCGGACCACCCCTGGGTGAAGGAGCACCCCGAGTGGTTCCGCCACCGGGCCGACGGCTCGATCGCCTACGCCGAGAACCCGCCGAAGAAGTACCAGGACATCTACCCGATCGCCTTCGACGCGGACATGCCGGGCCTGGTGGCCGAGACCGTGCGGGTGCTGCGGTTCTGGATGGACCGCGGTGTGCGCATCTTCCGCGTCGACAACCCGCACACCAAACCGGTGGTGTTCTGGGAGAAGGTGATCGGCGAGATCAACGGCGCCGATCCCGACGTGGTCTTCCTGGCGGAGGCGTTCACCCGCCCGGCGATGATGCACGCGCTGGCGGCCGTCGGCTTCCAGCAGTCGTACACGTACTTCACCTGGCGCAACACCAAGCACGAGCTGACCGAGTACGTCCGGGAGCTGTCCGGCGAGGCCGCCTCGTACATGCGGCCGAACTTCTTCGTGAACACCCCCGACATCCTGCACGCCTACCTCCAGGAGGGCGGCCGTCCGGCGTTCGAGGTGCGGGCCGTGCTCGCCGCCACGCTGTCGCCGTCGTGGGGCGTGTACGCCGGGTTCGAGCTGTGCGAGGGCACCCCGCTGCACCCGGGCAGCGAGGAGTACCTCGGTTCGGAGAAGTACCAGCTGCGCCCCCGCGACTGGGAGTCCGCCGAGCGCGAGGGCCGCACCATCACCCCGCTGATCACCGCGCTGAACCGGCTGCGGCGCCGGCACTCGGCGCTCCAGCAGCTGCGCGACGTCCACTTCCACCACACCGACAACGACGCGGTGATCGCCTACTCGAAGCGCAGCGGGCAGGACGTCGTCCTCGTCGTCGCCAACCTCGACCCCCACCACACCCAGGAGGCCACGGTCTCGTTGAACATGCTGCGACTCGGGTTCGAAGAACACGAGACCGTACCGGTGCGCGACGAGCTCACCGGCGAGACCTATCACTGGGGCAGGGCCAACTACGTGCGCCTCGAACCGGGCAAGGCCCCGGCGCACGTCGTCACCCTGCGACCGTCCCCGCAGACCGGAGGGTCACCCATCTCATGA
- the glgP gene encoding alpha-glucan family phosphorylase has product MKAIRRFTVRPVLPEPLRPLSGLARNLRWSWHTETQELFRSVDPGGWQAAGGDPVRLLGGVSAARMAELAKDRRFLRRLAAAADDLDDYLHGGRWYQGAGSGGGDASGFPAAIAYFSPEFGVTAALPQYSGGLGILAGDHLKAASDLGVPLIGVGLLYRHGYFRQSLSRDGWQQEHYPVLDPNELPVSLLREDDGSPARVTLALPAGRLLHAHIWVAQVGRVPLLMLDSDVEDNGPGARDVTDRLYGGGSEHRLLQEMLLGIGGVRAVRTYCRLTGHAAPEVFHTNEGHAGFLGLERIRELGESPGLGFDAALEAVRAGTVFTTHTPVPAGIDRFDRDLVARHFADGAELPGVPVDRILRLGTESYPGGDGGVFNMAVMGLRLAQRANGVSELHGAVSRDMFAGLWPGFDAADVPITSVTNGVHAPTWVAPEVFRLGARRLGPGRAEDALSVGGSPRWDAVADIPDAEIWELRRSLREQLVAEVRERLRASWRQRGAGAAELGWIDGVLDPDVLTIGFARRVPSYKRLTLMLRDRQRLTELLLHPTRPIQIVVAGKAHPADDGGKRLVRELVRFADDPRVRHRIVFLPDYGMAMAKKLYPGCDVWLNNPLRPLEACGTSGMKAALNGSLNLSVLDGWWDEWYEPDFGWAIPTADGEATDEDRRDELEAAALYSLIEERIAPRFYEEGGGGLPDRWIDMVRRTLTTLGPKVLAGRMVREYVERLYAPAAEAHRALDAAAAEELAGWKSRVRAAWPAVAVDHVEAVDQDAATGGAPTAGLGSTLTLRVQATLGELGPDDVEVQAVAGRVDPDDALRDTRTFPLKPAGGPDLAGRWVYEGPLALDRTGPFGYTVRVLPAHRLIPAGADMGLVALPPEVSDSPGGEAGLLLR; this is encoded by the coding sequence GTGAAGGCCATTCGTCGTTTCACCGTCCGCCCCGTCCTCCCCGAACCCCTGCGACCGCTCAGCGGCCTGGCGCGCAATCTGCGCTGGTCCTGGCACACCGAGACCCAAGAGCTGTTCCGCTCCGTCGACCCCGGGGGGTGGCAGGCGGCGGGGGGCGACCCCGTGCGGCTGCTCGGCGGCGTGTCCGCCGCCCGGATGGCCGAACTCGCCAAGGACCGGCGATTCCTGCGCCGGCTCGCCGCGGCCGCCGACGACCTGGACGACTACCTGCACGGCGGCAGGTGGTACCAGGGCGCCGGAAGCGGCGGCGGCGACGCGTCCGGGTTCCCCGCCGCCATCGCGTACTTCTCGCCCGAGTTCGGCGTCACCGCCGCGCTCCCGCAGTACTCGGGCGGCCTCGGCATCCTGGCCGGCGACCACCTCAAGGCGGCCAGCGACCTCGGTGTCCCGCTGATCGGCGTCGGCCTGCTCTACCGCCACGGCTACTTCCGCCAGTCGCTGTCGCGCGACGGCTGGCAGCAGGAGCACTATCCGGTGCTCGACCCCAACGAACTGCCCGTCTCGCTGCTGCGCGAGGACGACGGGAGCCCCGCCCGGGTCACCCTCGCGCTCCCCGCGGGCCGCCTGCTGCACGCCCACATCTGGGTCGCCCAGGTCGGCCGGGTCCCGCTGCTGATGCTCGACTCCGACGTCGAGGACAACGGCCCCGGCGCCCGCGACGTCACCGACCGGCTGTACGGCGGGGGCAGCGAGCACCGGCTGCTCCAGGAGATGCTCCTCGGCATCGGCGGCGTCCGCGCCGTGCGCACGTACTGCCGGCTCACCGGGCACGCCGCGCCCGAGGTCTTCCACACCAACGAGGGCCACGCCGGCTTCCTCGGGCTGGAACGCATCCGGGAGCTCGGCGAGAGCCCCGGGCTCGGCTTCGACGCCGCCCTGGAGGCGGTGCGCGCGGGCACCGTGTTCACCACGCACACGCCGGTGCCCGCCGGGATCGACCGCTTCGACCGCGATCTGGTCGCCCGTCACTTCGCCGACGGCGCGGAGCTGCCCGGCGTGCCCGTCGACCGCATCCTGAGGCTCGGCACGGAGAGCTACCCCGGCGGCGACGGCGGTGTGTTCAACATGGCCGTGATGGGGCTGCGGCTCGCCCAGCGCGCCAACGGCGTCTCCGAACTGCACGGCGCCGTCAGCCGGGACATGTTCGCCGGCCTCTGGCCGGGATTCGACGCCGCCGACGTGCCCATCACCTCGGTCACCAACGGAGTCCACGCCCCCACCTGGGTCGCGCCCGAGGTCTTCCGCCTCGGCGCCCGCCGGCTCGGACCGGGCCGCGCGGAGGACGCGCTCTCGGTCGGCGGGTCGCCCCGCTGGGACGCCGTCGCCGACATCCCCGACGCGGAGATCTGGGAGCTGCGCCGCTCGCTGCGCGAGCAGCTGGTCGCGGAGGTGCGGGAGCGGCTGCGCGCCTCCTGGCGGCAGCGGGGTGCGGGAGCCGCGGAACTCGGCTGGATCGACGGGGTCCTCGACCCGGACGTGCTCACCATCGGCTTCGCCCGCCGGGTGCCCTCGTACAAGCGGCTCACGCTCATGCTGCGCGACCGGCAGCGCCTCACCGAGCTGCTGCTGCACCCCACGCGCCCGATCCAGATCGTCGTCGCCGGCAAGGCACACCCCGCCGACGACGGCGGCAAGCGGCTGGTGCGCGAACTCGTCCGGTTCGCCGACGACCCGCGGGTGCGCCACCGCATCGTCTTCCTGCCCGACTACGGCATGGCGATGGCGAAGAAGCTGTACCCCGGCTGCGACGTGTGGCTCAACAACCCGCTGCGCCCGCTGGAGGCCTGCGGCACCAGCGGCATGAAGGCCGCGCTCAACGGATCGCTCAACCTGTCCGTGCTCGACGGCTGGTGGGACGAGTGGTACGAGCCCGACTTCGGCTGGGCGATCCCCACGGCCGACGGCGAGGCCACCGACGAGGACCGCCGGGACGAACTGGAGGCGGCCGCCCTCTACTCGCTGATCGAGGAGCGCATCGCGCCCCGCTTCTACGAGGAGGGCGGCGGCGGCCTCCCGGACCGCTGGATCGACATGGTCCGCCGCACCCTGACGACCCTCGGCCCGAAGGTGCTCGCGGGCCGCATGGTCCGCGAGTACGTGGAGCGGCTCTACGCCCCGGCCGCCGAGGCGCACCGCGCCCTCGACGCGGCCGCGGCCGAGGAGCTGGCGGGGTGGAAGTCCCGGGTGCGGGCCGCGTGGCCGGCGGTCGCGGTCGACCACGTGGAGGCCGTCGACCAGGACGCGGCGACCGGGGGCGCGCCGACGGCCGGGCTCGGCTCGACACTCACCCTCCGGGTCCAGGCGACGCTCGGCGAACTCGGGCCCGACGACGTGGAGGTGCAGGCCGTCGCGGGCAGGGTGGACCCCGACGACGCCCTGCGCGACACCCGCACCTTCCCGCTGAAGCCGGCCGGCGGCCCCGACCTCGCGGGCCGCTGGGTCTACGAGGGCCCGCTGGCCCTCGACCGGACCGGGCCGTTCGGCTACACCGTGCGGGTGCTGCCCGCCCACCGGCTCATCCCGGCGGGCGCGGACATGGGGCTCGTCGCCCTGCCGCCGGAGGTCTCCGACTCCCCGGGCGGTGAGGCGGGCCTGCTGCTGCGCTGA